The following proteins come from a genomic window of Enterobacter chengduensis:
- a CDS encoding DNA polymerase: MSHNLQDILAAASGYQSVTSEPALNLKRPKTLDDYPVIPPASEKVSVISSDLTLHIGFDTEYVFNPETQQNDILSYQSYVVLPENTGISNIIYPPDSQKKSRLSFKEFLCQTITPLLETGVITKWPGIINIYAHFIRADIASFANFWSDYKILLKGIRGTVSSFKNRYGIDFDEQQERRVKTEQIMFDKRTSPPRCSNVAFIDTLLITPGDMGLAECGELLGLPKLTIPAPYSITNMREYLLGDRAGFEAYALRDAEIAVRYALQVRNFCARELMIDRVPATIGAMAVSRFTKTLKENNISPEVCLGTHIKTRELWLTEKQAFRTIKNPASVPSRELFETFPINCYHGGRNECFMMGVTPSDHWYDYDLAGAYTTGLLDILTPDYGNIRLSKNPDDYCGHVMGFALVTFRFPESVPYPSLPVRTDQYGLFFPLSGESWATAPEIELALSLGAEMTIHNGIIVPWICDTSPHNSESTSVFLPFVQQVRENRNRHIKGSLEEKFWKEIGNSLYGKLAQGLRAKTAFDTARGLNRSLPPSSVTQPFFAAHVTGFIRAVVGELMNALPSDSSVVSVTTDGFLTNCPLNKINMSGPLSSRFQSLCDIVDPGSSMLTCKHEVSQLIAMKTRGQLTYRAIQGKPVVHARAGVKPPADIPRSDYNDYMVDLYLNRLPGQTLSRSTLISTREMWLSESDLVSREQDIRLNLEFDFKRQPVQPAMNEGHLLMFSRPWDNMEEAMQQRSLFDDWRQTHTLKTLADWDDWCDFLYCRTVFSDMKLKVGSKRSDDILVRLFLRALTQCQWGLMLKDKKSYSCKEVAEWLTSEGYSVTVTDVKNAVRAKIPQMKFSSVTPRMKSLMDIIARKYPTFCLPV; the protein is encoded by the coding sequence ATGAGCCATAATTTGCAGGATATCCTCGCTGCCGCCTCGGGGTATCAGTCCGTGACTTCAGAGCCAGCGCTCAATCTTAAAAGACCTAAAACGCTTGATGATTATCCTGTGATACCACCTGCATCAGAAAAAGTATCTGTTATTTCAAGTGACCTGACACTCCATATCGGTTTTGATACCGAATATGTTTTCAATCCTGAAACACAACAGAATGATATTCTGTCATATCAGAGTTATGTTGTCTTACCCGAAAATACAGGTATATCGAACATTATCTATCCACCTGACTCACAGAAAAAATCCCGGCTGTCTTTTAAGGAATTTCTCTGTCAAACGATTACACCGCTTCTTGAAACGGGTGTGATTACAAAATGGCCCGGTATTATTAATATATATGCGCATTTCATTCGTGCGGATATCGCCTCCTTTGCCAATTTCTGGTCAGACTACAAAATTCTTCTGAAAGGAATACGCGGTACTGTCAGCAGCTTCAAAAATCGTTACGGTATCGATTTTGATGAACAGCAGGAACGTCGCGTAAAGACTGAACAGATAATGTTTGACAAACGAACTTCCCCTCCGCGTTGCAGTAACGTAGCTTTCATCGATACACTGCTTATCACTCCCGGGGATATGGGTCTGGCTGAATGTGGTGAATTACTGGGTCTTCCCAAACTCACCATTCCTGCCCCTTATTCCATAACCAATATGCGTGAATATCTTCTGGGCGACAGAGCAGGGTTTGAAGCCTATGCTCTGCGGGATGCCGAGATTGCGGTTCGTTATGCTTTACAGGTTCGCAATTTTTGCGCCCGGGAGCTGATGATTGATCGTGTCCCCGCCACCATCGGGGCGATGGCAGTTTCACGGTTCACCAAAACACTTAAAGAAAACAATATATCTCCTGAAGTCTGCCTTGGGACACACATTAAAACCCGTGAACTCTGGCTCACGGAGAAACAGGCATTCCGGACGATTAAAAACCCCGCCAGTGTTCCTTCAAGAGAGTTGTTTGAAACGTTCCCGATCAACTGTTACCACGGCGGACGCAATGAGTGTTTTATGATGGGGGTTACACCGTCTGATCACTGGTATGACTACGATCTGGCTGGAGCGTATACCACCGGGCTATTAGATATCCTCACACCCGATTACGGAAACATCCGCCTCAGTAAAAATCCGGACGATTACTGTGGGCATGTGATGGGATTTGCGCTTGTCACATTTCGGTTCCCGGAATCAGTTCCCTATCCCAGCCTGCCGGTTCGGACCGATCAATATGGGTTATTCTTTCCATTAAGTGGCGAATCATGGGCAACGGCACCTGAAATCGAACTTGCTCTGTCGCTCGGGGCAGAGATGACGATCCATAATGGGATCATCGTCCCCTGGATCTGTGACACCTCCCCACATAACAGCGAATCAACATCGGTGTTTCTTCCCTTTGTTCAACAGGTCCGTGAGAACCGTAATCGCCATATTAAAGGTTCTCTGGAGGAGAAATTCTGGAAAGAAATTGGCAACTCGCTTTATGGCAAACTTGCTCAGGGCCTTCGCGCCAAAACCGCCTTTGATACTGCCCGTGGATTAAACAGATCCCTCCCACCATCATCGGTTACTCAGCCATTCTTTGCTGCGCATGTGACGGGATTTATCCGCGCCGTTGTCGGGGAACTCATGAATGCTTTGCCTTCTGATTCATCGGTTGTCAGCGTCACAACCGATGGCTTTTTGACAAATTGCCCACTTAACAAGATAAACATGAGCGGTCCACTGTCTTCCCGCTTCCAGTCGCTGTGCGATATTGTTGATCCGGGTTCATCAATGTTGACATGTAAGCATGAGGTCAGCCAGCTTATCGCCATGAAAACCCGGGGGCAGTTAACCTATAGAGCTATTCAGGGAAAACCGGTTGTTCATGCCAGGGCTGGCGTTAAACCTCCTGCCGATATTCCACGCAGTGACTATAACGACTATATGGTAGATCTTTACCTTAATCGTTTACCCGGTCAGACGTTATCCCGAAGTACGTTGATATCAACGCGTGAGATGTGGCTGTCGGAAAGCGATCTGGTATCCCGGGAACAGGATATCCGTCTTAATCTGGAATTCGATTTCAAACGCCAGCCCGTACAGCCCGCCATGAATGAAGGGCATCTACTGATGTTTTCCCGCCCGTGGGATAATATGGAAGAGGCTATGCAGCAACGCTCCCTTTTCGACGACTGGCGGCAAACGCATACACTGAAGACCCTGGCTGACTGGGATGACTGGTGTGATTTTCTCTATTGCCGGACGGTGTTTTCTGATATGAAACTAAAAGTCGGAAGCAAACGTAGTGATGATATTTTAGTCAGACTATTTCTCCGGGCGCTGACTCAGTGCCAATGGGGGCTTATGCTGAAAGATAAAAAAAGTTATTCCTGTAAAGAGGTTGCTGAATGGCTGACGTCAGAAGGCTATTCAGTAACGGTGACTGATGTAAAAAATGCGGTAAGAGCAAAAATACCCCAAATGAAATTTAGTTCTGTAACACCGCGAATGAAGTCACTGATGGATATCATAGCCCGTAAATATCCGACATTCTGTCTTCCAGTCTGA
- a CDS encoding helix-turn-helix transcriptional regulator, whose amino-acid sequence MGKHDKLGYRLGLILTRLNNGESLAVRELSEEFNVCEKTIRRDLTQRLSYLNLIRQNGRYRLSDGVLGQRSNADLRHFTRILGIEGLFPRWDDRLLSILLGNTKNNPFLIKQRPYENCGSFMSILNVLSDAILSQKKVNFNYKDKEFRAVEPYRLVNDNGLWYLAAAHDSTLKSFVISSVKDVCMSNISFRIIPEINEKIEKTDGIWYSEDLIEVLISVSAHVAPWFTHRHLLPGQEIIHTSRSGDLLVISRVTHTDQIMPLMKYWIPDVEVIQPASIRQQLAEDIQSALKRYTQPSNAP is encoded by the coding sequence ATGGGTAAGCACGATAAACTTGGATATCGACTCGGATTGATATTAACTCGCCTGAACAATGGTGAGTCACTAGCCGTCCGGGAGTTATCTGAGGAATTTAACGTTTGCGAAAAAACTATCCGTCGTGATCTTACTCAGCGCCTGTCCTATCTTAATCTGATTCGACAAAATGGTCGCTATCGCCTGTCTGACGGTGTTCTCGGTCAACGCAGCAATGCTGATTTACGTCATTTCACGCGCATCCTGGGTATTGAAGGGCTGTTCCCTCGCTGGGATGACAGACTACTGAGTATTTTGTTAGGTAACACGAAAAACAACCCGTTTCTGATAAAACAACGTCCATACGAAAACTGCGGATCATTCATGTCAATTCTGAATGTATTATCCGATGCCATCCTGTCACAGAAGAAAGTAAATTTTAATTACAAAGATAAAGAGTTTCGGGCTGTTGAGCCATACAGACTGGTTAATGACAACGGATTGTGGTATCTCGCTGCCGCCCATGACAGTACATTAAAAAGCTTTGTTATCTCATCTGTCAAAGACGTTTGCATGAGTAATATCTCTTTCAGGATAATCCCCGAAATTAATGAAAAAATAGAAAAGACAGATGGTATCTGGTATAGCGAAGACCTTATCGAAGTTCTTATTTCAGTTTCCGCACATGTTGCTCCGTGGTTTACCCACCGTCATCTATTGCCAGGACAGGAAATAATTCATACTTCCCGGTCTGGCGATTTACTGGTGATATCACGTGTAACACACACAGATCAGATAATGCCTTTAATGAAATACTGGATACCGGATGTCGAAGTAATACAACCGGCCTCAATCCGTCAACAACTTGCTGAAGATATACAATCCGCACTGAAACGTTACACCCAGCCAAGTAACGCCCCGTAA
- a CDS encoding DUF726 domain-containing protein: MKKCPVLLVVSGFLTENDISWFNRIKAGCGLDVRYYKWESANLLSILSSDIANKWGLYTLFPLRTSPLLSSISIPFKARQAWYNATKAAVNNREKLARVINEIYVKEKRNVIIMGHSLGTRLINNTLPYIKNDNILLTISMAGATPITSYTENIMKMAYGSKMGHLNIYSEHDKVLNTIYPLVESVTPIGVREVRFRPARIINWKWNVGHTEYITSNRIDSLTHWLNVTCADLADPAVEITDDDMKSFHDIINLANSTHHKNTVAPKLISFE, encoded by the coding sequence ATGAAAAAATGCCCGGTTCTACTTGTTGTATCAGGGTTTCTGACCGAAAATGATATATCATGGTTTAACCGAATTAAAGCAGGGTGTGGCCTTGATGTCAGATACTATAAATGGGAATCGGCAAATCTACTATCCATATTAAGTTCTGACATAGCGAACAAGTGGGGGTTATATACTCTCTTCCCCCTGAGAACATCTCCTTTATTGTCATCAATCTCCATCCCATTTAAAGCGCGTCAGGCCTGGTATAATGCAACGAAAGCAGCAGTTAATAACAGAGAAAAATTAGCACGCGTAATAAACGAGATATACGTTAAAGAAAAGCGTAATGTGATCATAATGGGTCATTCTTTAGGGACTCGATTAATAAACAATACATTACCCTATATTAAAAATGATAATATTCTCTTAACAATCTCTATGGCCGGAGCCACCCCAATAACAAGTTATACAGAGAACATAATGAAAATGGCTTACGGTTCAAAAATGGGGCATTTAAATATCTACAGTGAACATGATAAAGTACTTAACACGATATACCCTCTCGTTGAGTCAGTAACACCAATTGGGGTTCGGGAGGTGAGATTCAGACCTGCTCGGATAATCAACTGGAAGTGGAATGTTGGTCACACTGAATATATTACTTCAAACAGGATTGATTCATTAACACACTGGTTAAATGTTACCTGTGCCGATTTAGCTGATCCAGCCGTAGAAATCACTGACGACGACATGAAATCATTTCATGATATTATTAATCTTGCAAATTCAACACATCATAAAAACACTGTCGCACCTAAATTAATATCATTTGAGTAG
- a CDS encoding DUF2787 family protein, giving the protein MQTQYVLKQAGLTLPVTKLFQQHIVTLLAEQSQQTSVRAVVINFRDPDYSAESGGFHPVEMRFIRQDNEWYFDYVTDFSYMGRVYPELEKEIDFCWSGHYVFHYLFGDISLVSEKNELWSLWESNFMEYLSMGIYRVTVTVESC; this is encoded by the coding sequence ATGCAAACCCAGTATGTCTTAAAACAGGCAGGATTAACGCTGCCTGTCACTAAATTATTTCAGCAGCACATCGTTACGCTTCTGGCAGAACAATCTCAGCAAACATCGGTCAGGGCAGTAGTCATTAATTTTCGTGACCCGGACTACAGTGCAGAATCCGGCGGATTTCATCCGGTTGAAATGCGGTTCATCCGTCAGGATAACGAATGGTATTTCGATTATGTCACAGACTTTAGTTACATGGGACGAGTCTACCCGGAACTGGAAAAGGAAATAGATTTTTGCTGGTCGGGTCATTACGTCTTCCATTATCTGTTTGGAGATATTTCATTGGTATCTGAGAAGAATGAACTCTGGTCCCTGTGGGAGAGTAATTTTATGGAATATCTCTCTATGGGGATTTACCGGGTAACGGTAACTGTGGAAAGTTGTTGA
- a CDS encoding site-specific integrase: protein MQKSFRFTNSSIKALPANTDTRSTELEVSDTEVIGLKCLSGRTGNKRFLLRYTFHGTKKSISIGRFPEIDVGTARQIARRHKEAIALGNDPKAERDNYRAMPTLSEFFHQTYVPFIKRHKKSWDKDVQRFTQYIEPCLGKIRYCDLRAREIQQVLFDMLEGRIHGQQYAPSTCNRALAILKTMGRFALRQDVLEKNEADKIPLLKENNQRTRFFDADEIRRILDAAARYPNKAAGGLIAMLLLTGTRKSEMLNVMHKHIDRDNRSLFIPYTKNGRSRTVYLSDVALSIIDSIPRAGSNPYLFAVKDNGKPISEPRWAYEKILAECGIDKSEVCFHTTRHSVASLLVSSGQYSLYDVKAQLAHASIQSTERYAKLTPERMRQTGQGVTDLLLPPVATSKEQ from the coding sequence ATGCAAAAATCCTTCCGATTCACCAATTCATCCATCAAAGCCCTTCCGGCAAACACAGATACCAGATCTACAGAGCTTGAGGTATCTGATACCGAAGTTATCGGCCTCAAATGTCTCTCAGGTCGAACGGGTAACAAACGTTTCCTCCTGCGATACACATTCCACGGTACCAAAAAAAGTATCAGTATTGGCAGATTCCCTGAAATTGATGTGGGGACAGCCCGTCAGATAGCCCGCCGTCACAAGGAGGCGATTGCACTGGGAAATGACCCTAAGGCAGAACGCGATAATTATCGTGCTATGCCAACGCTTAGTGAGTTTTTTCACCAGACCTATGTTCCGTTCATCAAACGCCATAAAAAGTCCTGGGATAAGGATGTTCAGCGTTTCACGCAATACATTGAACCTTGTCTGGGGAAGATACGTTACTGTGACCTTCGGGCCCGGGAAATCCAGCAGGTGCTTTTCGACATGCTTGAGGGTCGTATTCACGGCCAGCAGTATGCACCGTCTACCTGTAACAGGGCACTGGCTATTCTGAAAACTATGGGGCGTTTTGCGCTACGACAGGATGTCCTGGAGAAGAATGAAGCCGATAAGATCCCTTTGCTGAAGGAGAATAATCAGCGGACGCGCTTTTTTGACGCCGATGAGATCAGAAGGATCCTCGACGCTGCGGCACGATACCCCAATAAGGCAGCCGGGGGACTGATAGCCATGCTGCTGTTAACCGGTACACGCAAATCAGAAATGCTGAATGTCATGCACAAACATATTGATCGGGATAACAGGTCGTTATTCATTCCTTATACTAAGAATGGTCGCAGCAGAACTGTGTATCTCAGTGATGTTGCATTATCTATTATTGATTCGATCCCACGGGCTGGCAGCAACCCCTATCTGTTTGCCGTAAAAGATAATGGAAAACCAATATCAGAACCCCGGTGGGCCTATGAAAAAATACTGGCAGAGTGCGGGATAGATAAAAGTGAAGTCTGTTTCCACACTACGCGCCATTCCGTCGCATCATTACTTGTCTCCAGCGGACAGTACAGTCTGTATGACGTTAAAGCCCAGCTTGCGCATGCCAGTATTCAGAGTACGGAGCGCTACGCAAAACTGACACCAGAGCGAATGCGTCAGACCGGGCAGGGTGTTACCGACCTTCTTTTACCCCCCGTAGCTACCAGTAAAGAACAGTGA